In a genomic window of Magnolia sinica isolate HGM2019 chromosome 14, MsV1, whole genome shotgun sequence:
- the LOC131225736 gene encoding nuclear transcription factor Y subunit C-3-like, giving the protein MRQAGTYSGLLSGGISGRTGPHSLPLARIKKIMKKSGEDVKMISGEAPIVFSKACELFIEELTLRSWMVTLQSKRRTLHKDDITAAVIATDIFDFLVQMVSDSGSRGPAPAEMET; this is encoded by the coding sequence ATGAGGCAGGCGGGTACGTATTCGGGTCTTCTATCGGGTGGGATATCGGGTAGGACCGGGCCCCACTCGCTGCCGCTGGCTAGGataaagaagataatgaagaaatcAGGGGAGGATGTGAAGATGATCTCCGGCGAGGCGCCAATCGTCTTTTCAAAAGCGTGCGAGCTCTTCATAGAGGAGCTGACGTTGAGATCTTGGATGGTGACGCTCCAAAGCAAGCGACGGACGCTCCACAAAGACGACATTACCGCCGCCGTCATCGCAACGGATATCTTTGACTTCCTCGTTCAGATGGTGTCAGATTCCGGTAGCCGTGGACCAGCTCCCGCAGAaatggaaacatga
- the LOC131224644 gene encoding probable ascorbate-specific transmembrane electron transporter 1 translates to MAVGVPAIWFTFVSHVLAVVSAVLVLIWCIHFRGGLAFASTNKSLIFNIHPVLMLIGFIILGGEAIISYKAFPFPKEVKKLIHLILHAIALVLGAVGIYAAFKYHNESGIANLYSLHSWLELGTICLYAIQWIFGFVVFFFPGAHPAVRGEALPWHVRFGLIIYVLALATAELGFLEKLTFLENSGLAKYGPEAFLVNFNALVVVLFGAFVVIAAVAPAHAEETYAYTTISDS, encoded by the exons ATGGCGGTGGGCGTACCAGCAATATGGTTTACATTCGTGTCGCACGTGCTAGCGGTAGTTTCGGCAGTTCTGGTGTTAATCTGGTGCATACACTTCAGAGGTGGCCTTGCCTTTGCATCCACCAACAAGTCTCTCATTTtcaat ATTCATCCAGTTTTGATGCTGATTGGCTTCATTATATTAGGAGGTGAAG CTATAATCAGTTACAAAGCATTTCCGTTTCCGAAAGAAGTGAAGAAGCTGATCCATCTCATCCTGCACGCAATTGCACTAGTGCTCGGGGCTGTTGGGATCTATGCCGCATTCAAATACCACAATGAGAGCGGAATCGCTAACTTATATAGCCTGCATTCGTGGCTTGAGCTCGGGACTATCTGTTTATACGCCATTCAG TGGATTTTCGGCTTTGTGGTGTTCTTCTTCCCAGGGGCCCATCCGGCCGTCCGTGGCGAGGCTCTACCGTGGCACGTGCGATTCGGGCTCATCATCTACGTGCTAGCGTTAGCAACAGCCGAGCTAGGGTTCCTAGAGAAGCTCACATTCCTAGAGAACTCAGGGCTAGCCAAGTATGGACCAGAGGCCTTCCTGGTCAACTTCAATGCACTTGTTGTGGTGCTGTTTGGGGCCTTTGTGGTGATTGCAGCTGTCGCACCAGCCCACGCTGAGGAAACGTATGCCTACACAACTATATCAGATAGTTAA